In the Agromyces flavus genome, TCCCGCCACCGAACCCTCTGCGATCTCGACGGATGCGAGGGCGGTCGCGTTCGGCACCTCGAGCAGCTCGGCGAGCATGGCGGGCATCACGCCGCCGCTGCCGTCGGTCGAGAGGTTGCCGGTGATGACGAGGTCGAATCCGGTGCGTCGGATGGCTGCGGCGAGGGTGCGCGCGGTGAGGCCCAGGTCGGCGGCGGCGAGGCCCGGGTCGGCGATGTGCACGGCCGACGCGGCTCCCATGGCCAGTCCCTTGCGGATCGTCGTCGCGGCGCCGTCGGCTGCCATCGACATGACGACCACCTCGGTTCCGTCGTGCGCGTCTGAATAGGAGAGCGCGACCTCGAGGGCCCGCTCGCCGATCTCGTCGAGCACCGCCTCGCTCGCGGCGCGATCGGCGAGCCCGGTATCGAGGTCGAGCTTGCGCTCCCCGTACGTGTCGGGGACCTCCTTCACGAGGACGATGATCTTCATCGGGCCCGAGTCCTTTCCCATGTTCGGCGAGCCGAGGGGCTCACCGGAATCCTGTCAGTCGAGGCGTGCCCGTCGCACGACCGCCTCGGCCTGGTGCATGAGCGGCGCGTCGACCATCTGCCCGCGGAAGGCGAACACGCCGTCGCGCTCGCGCACGGCCGCCTCGGCGAGCAGCGCCTGCGCCCATTCCAGTCGCTCGTCGCTCGGTGCGTACGCCGCCCGGACGACCTCGACCTGGCCGGGGTGCACGCACGCGGTGGCCGCGAAGCCGAGCGCGGCCGCATCCTCGGCCTCGTCGCGGAGGCCAGCGGCATCGGCGAGATCGAGGTGCACCGCGTCGATCGCCGCCACGCCGTGCGCCCCCGCCGCGAGCAGCACCTGCGACCGGGCGTGTCGCGCGAGATCTCGGTATCGCCCGTCGGGGTACCGGCTGGAGGAACCGCCGACCGAGGCGACGAGGTCCTCCGCGCCCCACATGAGCGCGGACACGATCGGCACCGACGCGATGTCGGACGCGGCGAGCACGCCGCGAGCGGTCTCGCACAGCGCGATGACCGCGAAGTCCTCGAGCGCGACCAGGTCTGCGGTGCCCTCGCACTTGGCGAGCATGACCGTGCGGTACGAGGTGCGCCGCAGCGCCGCGAGGTCGTCGGCGAGATGCGGCGTGGAGGCGGGGTTCACGCGCACGATGACGCGCGCGGGGTCGAGCGGGTTCGCCACGAGGGACTCGCGCGCCGCCGACTTCGCGACGTCGGCCACGGCGTCCTCGAGGTCGAGGATCACCGCGTCGGCGCGCTCGACCGCCTTGGCGTAGCGGTCGGGCCGGTCGGCCGGGCAGAAGAGCAGCGCGGGCCCGAAGGGGAACGGCGGATGCGTCATCCGTCGCCCCCTTCCGCCGCGACCGCGTTCGAGTGCCGCTCCCCCGCCTCGCGCGTCCAGACGAGCATGGTGCGCGACGCGGTGGCGACCACAACGCCGTCCTGGTTGCGCGCGGTGTGCGCGAGGACCACGATGCCTTCCCCGGGGCGCGACGACGACAGGCGCTTCGACTCCACGACGCTCTCACCGTAGAGCGTGTCGCCCACGAACACGGGGTTCGGGAACGCGACGGCCCCGAACCCGAGGTTCGCGACCAGGGTGCCCTGGGTGAGCTGGCCCACGGACTGGCCGACGAGCGTCGAGAGCGTGAAGAGCGAATTCACGAGGACCCGGCCGAACGGCTGCCGCGCGGACCACGCCGCATCGAGGTGCAGCGGCTGCGGGTTCATGGTGAGCGTGGTGAAGAGCACGTTGTCGGCCTCCGTCACCGTGCGCCCCGGACGGTGCAGGTAGCGCACGCCCCCCTCGAACTCCTCGAACCAGAGTCCGCGCTGAACGACCTCGCGCATGGGGGCATCCGTCATGACGCTCCTCCTCCCCGGCGGTCGAGCCGCCCTAGCCGGCGAGCCCGAGCTCGCGCGCGATGACCATGAGCTGCACCTCGTTGGTGCCCTCGCCGATCTCCAGGATCTTCGAATCACGGTAGTGCCGAGCCACGGTCGTCTCGTTCATGAAGCCCATGCCGCCGAAGATCTGGGTCGCGTCGCGCGCGTTCAGCATGGCGGCGTCGCTCGACACGAGCTTCGCGATCGCGGCCTCCTTCTTGAAGGGGAGGCCGGCGTCGGCACGCCGCGCCGCGTCGTGCCAGGCCAGGCGGGCGGTGTGCACCCGTGCCTGCATCCCGGCGATCGTGAAGGCGATGTACTGGTGGCTCGCGATGGGCACGCCGAAGACGTTGCGCGTCTTCGCGTAGGCCAAGGCCTCGTCGAGGCATCCCTGCGCCGCGCCCGTCGCGAGGGCGGCGATCGCGATGCGGCCCTCGTCGAGCGCCTGGAGGAAGTTGGCGAAGCCCCGGCCACGCGCGCCGAGCAGGTTGTCGGCCGGCACCCGGACGTCGTCGAAGGTCAGCGGGTGGGTGTCCGAGGCGCGCCAGCCGGACTTGTCGTAACCCGGCCCGACCGTGAACCCCGGCGTGCCGTTCGGCACGATGATCGTCGAGAGCTCCTTCGAGACGGAGCCGTCGGGGCGCGTCCGTTCCCCGGTCACCGCCGTGACGGTGACGAACGACGTGATCGGCGTGCCCGAGTTCGTGATGAACTGTTTCGATCCGTTCACGACCCACTCGTCGCCGTCGAGCACGGCCGTCGTGCGGGTGGCGCCGGCGTCGGACCCCGCCTCGGGCTCGGTGAGGCCGAAGCCGGCGAGCGCGCGCCCCGCCACCAAGTCGGGAAGGAACCGGGCCTTCTGCTCCTCGGTGCCGTGACGGAAGACGGGCATCGCGCCCAGGCCGACCCCGGCCTCGAGAGTGATCGCGATCGACTGGTCGACGCGCGCGAGCGCCTCGATCGCGAGGCACAGCGCCATGTAGTCGCCGCCCTGACCGCCGACCTCCTCGGGGAAGGGCAGTCCGAAGAGACCGAGCTCGCCCATCTGCGCGACGACGTCCATCGAGAGCTCGTGCGTGCGGTCGGCCTCATAGGCCTGCGGGGCGACGACGGTGTCGGCGAACTCGCAGACCATGTCGTAGAGCTGTTGTTCCTCATCGGTCAGGTCGTGCATGGTCTCCTCATTCCTGGTGGGATGCGTTCGGGACGGCGGCCTCGTGGGCGCCGGCCGGGGCTTCGTGGTCGGATGCCGCGGGGCCGGCGTCGGCGGGCTCCGCAGCGGGCTCGATGCGCGCGACGACCTGGTCGCGCGCGACCTGCTCGCCCGCGGCGACGCGCAGGCGGACGACGCCGGCGACGGTCGCGATGACGCGGTGCTCCATCTTCATGGCCTCGATGGCGAGCACCGCCTGCCCGGCCTCGACGTGGTCGCCGTCGGACAGGAGCAGCGTCGTGACGCTGCCCGGCATGGGAGCGCGCAGGTCGGGATCGACGCTGCCGCCGCGCTCGAGCTGTGCGAGGTGGGCTTCGACCGCCTGCCGGCGGTCGACGCGCGGGACGGCGGCCGTGCGGCCGTCGAGGTGCACCCACGTGGTGCCGTCGTCGGCGATCCGGACGGTCGCGCGCTCGAGGTCGGCGGTCGCCCGGGCATCCCGCTCGGCGGCGGCTGCCACGCCGCCGAGCCGCCAGCCGCGCTCGCGCTGCCAGGCGTGTCCGTGCGCCGACCCGGAACGTGCCGCATGGTCGCGCGCGAGACGTGCGACCTCGGCGAGGCGGGTGGCCGCGCCATCCGCCGTCTCGTCGGGCTCGCCGTCGGACGCGATCGCCGTGCCGGCGGCCGGATCCTGCAGTCGGTCGATGAGCCCGGTGTCGAGCCGACCCGCCCTGACGTCGTCGCGCGCGAGGAGCTCGCGCAGGAACGCGGTGTTCGTCTCGACGCCGAGCACGACCGTGTCGGCGAGCGCGGCGTCGAGGCGATCGAGGGCCTCGGCCCGGTCGCGCCCGTGCGCGATGACCTTTGCGATCATGGGGTCGTAGTCGGCGGTGATCCGCTGGCCTTCGCGGATTCCCGCATCGATGCGCACGCCCTCGCCCGCGGCCGGACGCCACGCCAGCACGTCGCCGGTCGAGGGCAGGAAGCCGCGCTCGGGGCTCTCGGCGTACAGGCGGGCCTCGATGGCGTGGCCCTCGAGGCTCACGTCCGCCTGGGCGATCGCGAGCGGCTCGCCGGCGGCGACGCGGAGCTGCTGCTCGACGAGGTCGACGCCGGTGACGAACTCGGTCACCGGGTGCTCGACCTGGAGACGCGTGTTCATCTCGATGAAGAAGAACTCGTCGGGAGCGGCATCCGAGACCAGGAACTCGACCGTGCCGGCACCGAGGTACTCGACGCTCCGCGCGGCGTCGCACGCCGCGCGCCCGATGCGCTCGCGCGTCGCGGCGTCGAGCAACGGCGAGGGGGCCTCCTCGACGACCTTCTGGTGCCGTCGCTGCAGCGAGCACTCGCGCTCGCCGAGGTGGATGACGTTGCCGTGCGCGTCGGCCAGCACCTGCACCTCGATGTGGCGCGGTCGTTCCACGAACCGCTCGAGCAGCAGGGTGTCGTCGCCGAACGCGGCCCGTGCGACGCGGCGCGCGGCGGGCAGTGCATGCTCGAGTTCGGCCTGGTCGCGCGCGACCTGCATGCCCTTGCCACCGCCGCCGGCGGACGGCTTCACGAGGATCGGGAAGCCGATGAGCGGTGCGGCGTCGAGCAGCTCGTCGTCGGTCGCGTCGGGATCGCTCACCCCGGGCACCACCGGCACCGCTGACGCCTCGACGTGGCGCTTGGCACGGATCTTGTCGCCCATGACCTCGAGCGCGAGTTCGCCCGGCCCGACGAACACGATGCCCGCATCGGCGCACGCACGGGCGAATGCGGCGTTCTCGCTGAGGAACCCGTAGCCGGGATGGATGGCCTGCGCACCGGTGTCGAGCGCGGCGCGCACGATCCGGGCCGGATCGAGGTAGCTCTGGGCGGCCGGCGCCGGGCCGATGCGCACGGCTTCGTCGGCGAGGGCGACGTGCGGTGCCGCAGCGTCGGCATCGGAGTACACGGCGATGGCGTGGATCCCGAGGCGCTTGAGGGTGCGGATGACGCGCACGGCGATCTCGCCGCGGTTGGCCACGAGCACGCGATCGAACGGCTTCCGGCCGGTGGAGTGGAGGGGCTGCGTCATCCGGGTCACATCCTGAAGAGGCCGAAGCGGGGCTCGGGCAGGGGCGTTCGGCTGGCGAGCTCGAGCGCCAGCGCGAGCACGGTGCGCGTGTCGCCCGGCTCGATGATGCCGTCGTCCCAGAGGCGGGACGTGGAGTGGTAGGGGCTGCCCTGCGACTCGTACTGCTCGCGCACGGGTGCCTTGAACGCCTCCTCGTCATCGGGCGACCACTGCTCGCCGCGCACGGCAAGCTGGTCGCGCTTGACGGTCGAGAGCACGGATGCCGCCTGCTCGCCGCCCATCACCGAGATGCGCGCGTTCGGCCACATCCAGAGGAACCGCGGCGAGTACGCCCGGCCGCACATCGAGTAATTGCCGGCGCCGAACGAGCCGCCGATGACGACCGTGAACTTCGGGACGCGCGTCGTGGCCACGGCGGTCACCATCTTGGCGCCGTGCTTGGCGATGCCGCCGGCCTCGGCATCGCGGCCCACCATGAAGCCCGAGATGTTCTGCAGGAACAGCAGTGGGATGCCGCGCTGGTCGCACAGCTCGATGAAGTGCGCGCCCTTCATGGCCGACTCGCTGAAGAGCACGCCGTTGTTGGCGACGATGCCGACGGGGTGGCCGTCGATCCACGCGAACCCGGTCACGAGCGTGTCGCCGTACTCGCGCTTGAACTCGTGGAACTCGCTGCCGTCGACGAGCCGAGCGATGACCTCGCGCACGTCGTACGGCTGCTGCACGTCGACGGGCACGACCGCGGTCAGCGTCGACGGGTCGACGGCCGGCTCGCGCGGTTCGCGAACCGCCCAGGCGCGTTCCGTCGGCGCGGGCAGCGTCGCGACGATGTCGCGCACGATCTCGAGCGCGTGCTCGTCGCCCTCGGCGAGGTGGTCGGTCACGCCCGACTGGCGCGCATGCAGGTCGCCGCCGCCCAATTCCTCGGGCGTGACGACCTCGCCGATGGCGGCCTTCACGAGCGGCGGGCCGCCGAGGAAGATCGTGCCCTGGTTGCGGACGATCACGGTCTCGTCGCTCATCGCCGGCACGTACGCGCCGCCCGCGGTGCACGAGCCCATGACGGCGGCGATCTGCGGGATCCGCCGTGCGGAGAGGTTGGCCTGGTTGTAGAAGATCCGCCCGAAGTGGTCGCGGTCGGGGAAGACCTCGTCCTGCTTGGGCAGGAACGCGCCGCCGGAGTCGACGAGGTACACGCACGGCAGGCGGTTCTCGAGCGCGACGTCCTGTGCGCGCAGGTGCTTCTTGACCGTCATCGGGTAGTACGTGCCGCCCTTGACGGTCGCGTCGTTGCAGACGACCATCACGGGCCGGCCGTGCACGAGCCCGATGCCGGCGATCACTCCCGCGGCGGGCGTGTCGTCGTCGTAGAGGTCGTCGGCCGCGAGCGGCGAGAGCTCGAGGAACGGACTGCCTTCGTCGAGCACCCGCTCGACGCGGTCGCGCGGCAGCAGCTTGCCTCGCGCGACATGCCGGTCGCGGGATGCCTCGGGGCCGCCGAGGGCGGCTCGGGCGAGCTTCGCGCGCAACTCGTCGGCCAGCGCGGCGTGCGCGTCGGCGTTGGTGCGCGCGGCGTCGGATGCCGCGTCGACCGCGCTCGTGAGGATGTGCATCCGCTCCCGTCCGCCTCTCCGTCGTGGCGTGCACGCGAGCGCTTCGGTGAACGCTCGCTAACCGGGATTCATGTTAGCCGCGATTCACCGAGATCCGCAACCGGGTCAGCCGGCGCGTCCGCGGCCGTCGGCGGCGAGGCCCGCGACGATCCGCTCGAGTCCGTACGACCACGCCGCATCGACCTCGCCGCCGAGTCGGAACGCCCCCACGAGTTCCATGCTCGTGAAGCCGTGCATCCATGCGGTGAGGGTGCGAGCGGCCTTCAGGGCGTGCTCCTCGCCCACGAGGCGGCGTGCGGCTTCGAGCAGCGCCGCGGCGCCGTGGTCGAGCGCCGCACGATCGGGGCTCGCCGACCCCGGCAGCGGGCCGAACACGAGCGCGTACCCCTGCGGATGCTCGTGGGCGAAACGCCGCGCCACCTCCGCGAGGGCCCGCACCGCGGTCGCCGCGTCCGCGCCCGCGTCGGCGAGCGCCACGTCGAGGCGATCGCCGAGCTCGCGCGACACATCGTCGACGACCACCCGGACGAGGTCGTCGCGATCGCGCACGTGCTTGTACAGCGATGGGGCCCGCACGCCGAGCGCCGTGGCCACCGCCTGCATCGTGAGCCCATCCCGCCCGTCGCGTTCGAGCACCGTTCGGGCGGCCGCACGCAACGAGTCGGGCGTGATCCTGGTCGGCGTCGGCATCGGTCCTCCTCATGGCTATTGACATTAGCCATCATAGCTACGTATCATAGCTCACATGGAACTTCAGCCGGGACTGCGACGCGTGGGCAACGAGATCGTCGCCTGCTACCTCCTCATCGACGATCGCGGGGTGACGGTGGTCGACGCCGGGCTCGCCCGACAGTACGACGAACTGCTCGACGAACTCGCCGACGCGGGCCGCACGGTCGACGACGTGCGCGCGGTGATCCTCACGCACGGCGACACCGACCACATCGGGTTCGCCGAGCGGCTGCGACGCGATCACGGGGTGCCCGTGTACGTCCACGCCGACGACGCCGCACGGGCCCGCGGCGAGTCGAAGCCGTCCGCATCGTTCGGCCGCGGCATCCGCCCCTGGCCCGTCGTCCGCTTCTTCGCCTACGCCCTGTCGCGCGGCGGGGCTCGCACCGAGTACCTCACCGAGGTGCGCACCGTCGCCGATGGCGACCGGCTCGGCGACCTGCCCGGCTCGCCCGTCATCGTCGGCATGCCGGGGCACTCGCCCGGCAGCGTGGCGGTCCACTCCCCCGATCTCGACGCCGTGTGCGTCGGCGACGCGCTGACCACCCGCCACGTGCTCACCGGCCGACGCGGACCGGCACCGGCCCCGTTCACCGACGACCCGGGTGGCGCGCTCGACTCGCTCGACCGCCTCACCGCGATCGATGCGACCTGGGTGCTTCCCGGCCACGGCACGCCGTGGAACCGCGGAACCCGCGAGGCCGTGCGCCTCGTGCGCGAGGCGGCCCAGGCACCGGTGCGCTGACCGCGGGCAGGCCGCGGTCGCTTGCCGATGTCGAGCACGTCGGTTAGTGTGCATTCACCGAATGCCCCGGGAGGTGCACCCTGAGCGAGACGCTCACCGAGCGCGGCCGCGCCAAGGCCGACCGCCGTGCCGCCCTGCTCGACGCCGCCGCGCGACTGTTCGCCGACCGCGGTTACGCCGGCGTCACGCTCGAGGAGCTGGGGCAGGCCGCCGGCGTCTCGGGGCCCGCCGTCTACCGTCACTTCCCCGGGAAGTCGGCCGTGCTGGCGGCGATCCTCGCCGATGCGAGCGAGGGCCTGCTCGACGGCGGACGGCGCACGGTCGCCGACGCCGACGACGCCGCGATGGCGCTGCGGGCGCTCATCCGCTTCCACGTCGACTTCGCACTCGCGAACGCCGACGTGATCCGCGTGCAGGACCGCGACCTCACGAGCCTCGACGAGGCCGACGCGCACGGTGTCCGGCGACTGCAGCGCGAGTACGTCGAACTCTGGGTGGGCGTGCTCGCCCACCTGCGGCCCGACCGGGCCGAATCGGAGCATCGGATCCGGGCTCACGCGGCCTTCGGTCTGATCAACTCCACTCCCCACAGCGCCCGCATCCATGGGCGCCGACCCGCGGACAAGGTGGTCCGCAGCATCCTGGAGGACATGGCATGGTCGAGCCTCACGTCGTGACCCTGCGCGCGACCCGCGCAGGCGACCTCGATGAGCTGTTCCGCATCCAACTCGACCCCGAGGCGAACCGCATGGCGGCGTTCACGTCCGCCGATCCGTCGGACCGCGCGGCGTTCGACGCCTACTGGGCGCGCCTGGCCGCCCGCGAGGACGCCGACAACCGCACGGTGCGCTCCGACGGCCGGATCGTGGGAAGGGTGGCGCGCTGGATCGACGCCGAGACGGGCATGGCCGAGATCACGTACTGGATCGACCGCGAGCACTGGGGGCGCGGAATCGCCACGCGCGCCATGCGCCTGTTCCTCGACACGCAGCCGCGCCCCGTGCGGGCGCGAGCCGCGGCCGACAATGCCGCGTCGATCGCGTTGCTCACGCGACTCGGCTTCGTCGAGGTCGGCCGCGACCGCGGCTTCGCGAACGCGCGCGGCGAGGAGATCGAGGAGATCGAGTTCGTGCTGCGCTGAGCGCCCGTCAGCGGTTGCGGTAGAGCTCCATGAGCGGTGCGGGGACGCGACCGCGGTCGGACACCTGGTGGCCGTTCGCGCGGAGCCACTCGCGCGCGTCCTTGGTGTCGCCGGCCGACGACGTGCCGCGGCGGCTTCGGCTCGAGCCGGCACGACCGGCACCGGTCTTCCGAGCGGCTTTCACGTAGGGGGCGATGGCGGCCTGGAACTTCTCGGCATTCGCCGAGGAGAGGTCGATCGCGTATTCGGCACCGTCGATGGTGAAGGAGACCGTGCGATCGGCGTCGGATCCGTCGAGATCGTCGATGAGCGTCTCGACAACTCGCTTGGCCATGGGTCACGACCTTTCCGCGGCATTCGCCACTGAATTCTGGGAGGGGTGCTTGCTGAATTCGAGCATATTCCTTCTCGAATTCGAGTGCACGAATTCATGCGAAGCTGTGCAGAAGTTGTGCGGAATACCGTGCCATGCGCCGCGGCGCCATTTCAGGCGACGACGGCACCGAGTCGGTCGGCGAGCGCGCGGATCCGCTTCGCCAGCGCGACGTCGCGGCTGGTGACCGCACCGACGTCGTGCGACGAGAGGTCGAATTCGATTCGGCCCCAGCCGAGCCGCACATCGGGATGGTGGTTCGCGGCATCCGCCTCGATCGCGACGGCGTCGAGCAGGCGCACCGCACTCGCGAAATCAGCGGTGCGGAATTCCGCAGTCAACCGTTCTCCGTCGTGCCGGAATCCGGTTCCGTCGAGTTCCGCCGCGACATCCTCTCGGGAGAGCGGCGTGTGAGCGTCCATACGCCGATCATCCCGCCGCCGAGGATGACGCGCCAGCCTCGACGACCGCCGAATGCCGTTTCCGCCGGATTCCGGGTGATGGATACCCGGCGGAAACGGCAATTCGACGCGAGTGACGTGCGTGATCAGGCCATCGTCAGGGCGAGACCAGGGTCGCGCAGGATGCGCCCGATGTCGGCGAGGAAGCGCGAGCCCTGCTCGCCGTCGACCAGGCGGTGATCGAACGAGAGCGAGAGCGTCATCACGTCGCGCAACGCGATCTCGCCGCGATGCTCCCATGGAGTGCGCCGCACGGCGCCCATCGCCAGGATCGCCGCCTCGCCCGGGTTGAGGATGGGGGTGCCCGCGTCGATCCCGAAGACGCCGATGTTCGTGATCGAGATCGTGCCGCCCGAGAGGTCGGCCGGCGCGGTCTTCCCGGCACGAGCCGTCTCGGCGAGCGATGCGATTGCGTCGGCCAGGTCGATGAGCGTCATCCGCTCGGCGCCCTTGAGGTTCGGCACGACGAGCCCGCGGTCGGTCGCCGTGGCGATGCCGAGGTTCACGTGACCGAAGCGCACGATCTCCTGGGCGTCCTCGTCCCAGCGCGAGTTCACCTCGGGAGTGCGCGCCGCCGCGATGCAGAGCGCCTTCGCGACGACCGTGAGCGGCGTCACCTTGTGGCCGGCGTAGGCGCGATCGGCGCGGACGGAGGCGAGCAGCTCCATCGTGGCCGTGACGTCGACCGTGAGGAACTCCGTCACGTGCGGCGCGGTGAACGCGCTGCGCACCATCGCCGCGGCGGTGTGCTTGCGCACGCCCTTGATCGGGATGCGGGTCTCGTCGGCCACGGCGTCGGTCGCGGCGGAGGTCGCCGCTGGGGTCGCCTGGGTCGCGGGCTCGCCCGTAGGGGTGCCGGATGCCGCGGCCTCGACGTCGGCACGCGTGATGAGCCCGCGCTCCCCCGTGCCCGCGATGCGTTCGAGGTCGATGCCGAGGTCGCGCGCGAGCTTGCGGACGGGTGGCGTCGAGCGAGGGCGCTCGGGGCGCTCGTCGGCGTCGTGCAGCCCGTTGACCGAATGCGTCGCGGTGTCGGGCTCGATGCGATCGTGCTCGGGCGGCGCCTGAACGAGGTCGTCGCTGAGCGCCGATGCGCCGCCGCCCCCGAGCCGGCGCGCGCGCCGCTTGGGACCGCGCTCGGCGCCCGCCCCGTACCCGACGAGCGTCGGCTCGCGGGTCTCGGCGACGTCGGCCGTCTGCGCCGCCGCGGCCGGCGCCGCAGCCTCGGCGGAGGCGGCGGATTCCACGGGCGCTGCCGCCTCCGCCGCCGCGGCCCCGTCACCCGTGTCGCACGAGAACAGCTTCTCGCCGACGTTCACGGTCTCGCCCTCGGCGGCGTGCAGCGCGGTGACGGTGCCCTCGAACGGCGACGGCAGCTCGACGACGGCCTTGGCGGTCTCGACGTCGGCGATGATCTGGTTGAGCTCGACGTGGTCGCCGACCTTGACGCGCCAGGCGACGATCTCGGACTCGGTGAGACCCTCGCCGAGGTCGGGCAGTGCGAAGTCGCGGATCATGCTCACGCCTCCACGCCGGAGACGTCGGACGCCTCGGAGAGCGAGTTCGGCCGGCCCATCGCCCGGTCGACGCCGTCGAGGATGCGATCCAGGTCGGGCAGGTGGAACTGCTCGAGCTTCGCGGGCGGGTACGGGATGTCGTGCCCGGTCACCCGCACGGGCGCGGCCTCGAGGAACTCGAAGCAGCGCTCGGTGATCGACGCGGCGATCTCGGCGCCCACGCCCCCCTGCTCTCCCGCCTCGTGCGCGACGACCAGCCGGCCGGTGCGGCGCACCGAGGCCTCGATGGTGGCGCAGTCGACGGGCGCGAGCGAGCGCAGGTCGATGACCTCGATCGACACACCCTCCTCGGCGGCGGCGGTCGCGGCATCCTTCGCGGTCTGCACGAGCGCGCCGTACGTGACGAGGGTGACGTCGCGACCGGACGCCACGACCGTGGCGACGCCCATCGGGCGCGCGTCGGCGAGGTTCGCGTCGAGGTCGACCTCGCCCTTGACGTGGTAGCGCCGCTTGGGCTCGAGGAAGATCACGGGGTCGTCGCTCGCGATGGCCTGGCGGATCATGACGTACGCGTCGGCCGGGTTGGAGCAGGCGATCACGCGCAGGCCCGCGGTGTGCGTGAAGTAGGCCTCGGGCGACTCGGAGTGGTGCTCGGCCGCGCCGATTCCGCCGCCGAACGGGATGCGGATGACCATGGGCATGCGCACGGTGCCGCGCGAACGGTAGTGGAGCTTGGCGACCTGCGCGACGATCTGGTCGAATGCCGGGTACACGAACCCGTCGAACTGGATCTCGACCACGGGCCGGAAGCCGCGATACGCGAGCCCGACGGCCGAGCCGACGATGCCGGCCTCGGACAGCGGCGTGTCGACCACGCGGTGCTCGCCGAACTCGGCCTTGAGCCCGTCGGTGACGCGGAACACGCCCCCGAGCGTGCCGATGTCCTCGCCGAGCAGCACGACCTTGTCGTCGTCGGCGAGCGCGCGGCGGAGGCCCTCGTTGATGGCCTTCCCGAACGTGACCGTGGTCATCGGTTCCCTCCGTCCTGGTCGGCGAACATGGCGAGGTACCGGGCGTAGCGGTCTCGCTGGCGCTCGAGGTGCGAGTTGGGCTCGGCGTAGACGTGGTCGAACACGCTCATCGGCTCGGGGTCGGGGATGGCCGTGATGCCCGCGCGCAGGTCGGCGGCCGCGCGGTCGGCGGCGGCCTTGACGTCGGCGTCGACCGCGTCGATGTCGGCACCGGATGCCGCGATGAGCGCGTGCACGCGGGTGATCGGGTCGCGCTCGCGCCAGTGTGCGAGATCGTCGTCGGTGCGGTAGCGCTTCGGGTCGTCGGCGGTCGTGTGCGGGCCCATGCGGTACGTGACGGCCTCGATGAAGGCCGGACCCTCGCCGCGTCGAGCACGCTCGAGCGCCCAGCGGGTGACCGCGAGGACGGCGAGCACGTCGTTGCCGTCGACTCGGATGCCGGGCATGCCGAAGCCGTCGGCGCGCCGCGCGAGCGGCTGGTGCGACTGCAGGCCGACCGGCTCGGAGATCGCCCATCCGTTGTTCTGGCAGAAGAACACGGTGGGGGCGGCGAAGCTCGCCGCGAACACGAGCGCCTCGTTGACGTCACCCTCGCTCGTCGCGCCATCGCCGAAGTACGCGATGGAGGCCGACTCCGAGCCCTCCCACTTGGCGCCCATGGCCCAGCCCACCGCGTGCAGCGACTGCGCGCCGATGATGATGTTGGGAATCGCCATCCGCTTCTCGAAGGGGTCCCATCCGGATGCCGCGGCGCCGCGCCACACGCTGAGGAGCTCGTGCGGCTGCACCCCGCGCAGCCAGGCCACGGCGTGCTCGCGGTAGCTCGAGAACACGAAGTCGTCGTCGTGGAGCGCACGCGCCGAGCCGATCTGCGCGGCCTCCTGCCCCGCGAGCGGCGG is a window encoding:
- a CDS encoding dihydrolipoamide acetyltransferase family protein, with protein sequence MIRDFALPDLGEGLTESEIVAWRVKVGDHVELNQIIADVETAKAVVELPSPFEGTVTALHAAEGETVNVGEKLFSCDTGDGAAAAEAAAPVESAASAEAAAPAAAAQTADVAETREPTLVGYGAGAERGPKRRARRLGGGGASALSDDLVQAPPEHDRIEPDTATHSVNGLHDADERPERPRSTPPVRKLARDLGIDLERIAGTGERGLITRADVEAAASGTPTGEPATQATPAATSAATDAVADETRIPIKGVRKHTAAAMVRSAFTAPHVTEFLTVDVTATMELLASVRADRAYAGHKVTPLTVVAKALCIAAARTPEVNSRWDEDAQEIVRFGHVNLGIATATDRGLVVPNLKGAERMTLIDLADAIASLAETARAGKTAPADLSGGTISITNIGVFGIDAGTPILNPGEAAILAMGAVRRTPWEHRGEIALRDVMTLSLSFDHRLVDGEQGSRFLADIGRILRDPGLALTMA
- a CDS encoding carboxyl transferase domain-containing protein, with the translated sequence MHILTSAVDAASDAARTNADAHAALADELRAKLARAALGGPEASRDRHVARGKLLPRDRVERVLDEGSPFLELSPLAADDLYDDDTPAAGVIAGIGLVHGRPVMVVCNDATVKGGTYYPMTVKKHLRAQDVALENRLPCVYLVDSGGAFLPKQDEVFPDRDHFGRIFYNQANLSARRIPQIAAVMGSCTAGGAYVPAMSDETVIVRNQGTIFLGGPPLVKAAIGEVVTPEELGGGDLHARQSGVTDHLAEGDEHALEIVRDIVATLPAPTERAWAVREPREPAVDPSTLTAVVPVDVQQPYDVREVIARLVDGSEFHEFKREYGDTLVTGFAWIDGHPVGIVANNGVLFSESAMKGAHFIELCDQRGIPLLFLQNISGFMVGRDAEAGGIAKHGAKMVTAVATTRVPKFTVVIGGSFGAGNYSMCGRAYSPRFLWMWPNARISVMGGEQAASVLSTVKRDQLAVRGEQWSPDDEEAFKAPVREQYESQGSPYHSTSRLWDDGIIEPGDTRTVLALALELASRTPLPEPRFGLFRM
- a CDS encoding MBL fold metallo-hydrolase translates to MELQPGLRRVGNEIVACYLLIDDRGVTVVDAGLARQYDELLDELADAGRTVDDVRAVILTHGDTDHIGFAERLRRDHGVPVYVHADDAARARGESKPSASFGRGIRPWPVVRFFAYALSRGGARTEYLTEVRTVADGDRLGDLPGSPVIVGMPGHSPGSVAVHSPDLDAVCVGDALTTRHVLTGRRGPAPAPFTDDPGGALDSLDRLTAIDATWVLPGHGTPWNRGTREAVRLVREAAQAPVR
- a CDS encoding TetR-like C-terminal domain-containing protein, with product MPTPTRITPDSLRAAARTVLERDGRDGLTMQAVATALGVRAPSLYKHVRDRDDLVRVVVDDVSRELGDRLDVALADAGADAATAVRALAEVARRFAHEHPQGYALVFGPLPGSASPDRAALDHGAAALLEAARRLVGEEHALKAARTLTAWMHGFTSMELVGAFRLGGEVDAAWSYGLERIVAGLAADGRGRAG
- a CDS encoding histone-like nucleoid-structuring protein Lsr2, coding for MAKRVVETLIDDLDGSDADRTVSFTIDGAEYAIDLSSANAEKFQAAIAPYVKAARKTGAGRAGSSRSRRGTSSAGDTKDAREWLRANGHQVSDRGRVPAPLMELYRNR
- a CDS encoding GNAT family N-acetyltransferase, producing MVEPHVVTLRATRAGDLDELFRIQLDPEANRMAAFTSADPSDRAAFDAYWARLAAREDADNRTVRSDGRIVGRVARWIDAETGMAEITYWIDREHWGRGIATRAMRLFLDTQPRPVRARAAADNAASIALLTRLGFVEVGRDRGFANARGEEIEEIEFVLR
- a CDS encoding 4a-hydroxytetrahydrobiopterin dehydratase, coding for MDAHTPLSREDVAAELDGTGFRHDGERLTAEFRTADFASAVRLLDAVAIEADAANHHPDVRLGWGRIEFDLSSHDVGAVTSRDVALAKRIRALADRLGAVVA